Within Longimicrobiaceae bacterium, the genomic segment GGGAGTCCTTCCTGGACTACTCGATGAGCGTGATCGTGCAGCGGGCGCTGCCGGACGTGCGCGACGGGCTGAAGCCGGTGCACCGGCGCATCCTGTACGCGATGCACGAGGCGGGGCTGTCGCCGAACCGGCCGTACAAGAAGAGCGCGACGGTCGTCGGCGACGTGCTGGGCAAGTAC encodes:
- a CDS encoding DNA gyrase subunit A, giving the protein MAKQRDRVLPRLIEEEMRESFLDYSMSVIVQRALPDVRDGLKPVHRRILYAMHEAGLSPNRPYKKSATVVGDVLGKY